Below is a genomic region from Candidatus Baltobacteraceae bacterium.
GGCGTTTCTGCGTCTGAAGCGTTTCGACGACGCGGAGCGCTGCTACGTCGACGTGCTGCGCCGCTATTCGACGAGTTACGCGGCTCCCGAAGCGCAGTACTATCTCGGCGTGACGCGCTATCGCCGCGATCACGAGAGCGACGAGCTGCCGGCGCAGTGGGCGCAGCTGCGCGCGCGCTACCCGATGAGTGAATACCGCGTCAAGCAGTCGTTCAAAGAATTGCCCGAGTAAGCGCCAGCGATTGGCCGGCGAGGCGATCGTCTTCGGCAACGAACCGCGCTCGGCCGAAGGTGGCGACGTCGACGGCCACGACGCCGTTCTGGGCGC
It encodes:
- a CDS encoding tetratricopeptide repeat protein; translated protein: MTYPLDLVKETIAAHAIPVQIDNSDAKNNAFLHTIHHIWTPDIRIIHSDGYELYRWDGFLPPFEFVPRVQCAIGLAFLRLKRFDDAERCYVDVLRRYSTSYAAPEAQYYLGVTRYRRDHESDELPAQWAQLRARYPMSEYRVKQSFKELPE